Proteins encoded by one window of Nicotiana tabacum cultivar K326 chromosome 10, ASM71507v2, whole genome shotgun sequence:
- the LOC107819661 gene encoding PRA1 family protein F3-like, translated as MGMMRSSGGLLLGTRRPWKEMLSFSLPESSGDALLRIKTNSSYFHMNYLIIILFVIFLSLLWHPVSLVVFLITLAAWLFLYFLRDNPLVVFGYIVDERVVLAVLSIFTMVLLISISTMNVVSGIAVGVAIVVAHGALRRTDDLIIFIDEEEQGGVRGQWPTNVHLRETASSSFSS; from the coding sequence ATGGGGATGATGAGATCATCAGGCGGTCTCCTGCTAGGCACGCGCCGCCCCTGGAAGGAAatgctctctttctctctccctGAAAGCTCCGGCGATGCCCTTTTACGTATCAAAACCAATTCATCCTACTTCCACATGAACTACTTGATCATCATCCTTTTCGTTATATTCTTAAGCCTCTTGTGGCACCCAGTTTCTCTCGTCGTATTCCTCATCACGTTGGCTGCATGGCTCTTTCTTTATTTCCTCCGCGATAACCCTTTGGTAGTATTCGGGTACATTGTGGATGAACGTGTGGTTTTGGCCGTCTTGTCTATATTTACAATGGTCTTGTTGATTTCAATATCAACTATGAACGTGGTATCAGGGATAGCTGTTGGGGTGGCGATAGTGGTGGCTCATGGAGCTCTTAGGAGGACCGATGATTTGATAATATTTATAGATGAGGAGGAACAAGGTGGTGTCCGTGGTCAATGGCCTACCAACGTGCATTTGAGAGAAActgcttcttcttcattttcttcataa